A stretch of the bacterium genome encodes the following:
- a CDS encoding S8 family serine peptidase — protein MKRALVVLPAVLCLLCAQYLRAGEIAPDLAERWSKVAPDEKVNAIFHLWERVDLRELDITLRDLRVTRQQRHQIVIEELQRVARETQPPLLADLEAMLNQGEIDGFTAYWITNCVVVKGPRETMENLAKHDLVQWVEAVPVPELIAPVVISDRTPRQPLDSRTQGVNALRAPQVWYELGYTGAGRLVANMDTGVDGNHQALGSRWRGNHAPHAHCWLDVLGGGSQTPQDAQSHGTHVMGTICGTGGPSSQFDTVGVAPGAEWIAMNAIGGFGADFNSDVLQGYQWFADPDGNPGTIEDVPDVIQNSWGVYGGFAGYTDCFQFWNDAIIACETAGTVVVFSAGNEGPAPASHRSPANIAIDSVTFFSVGAVNANSFPNAPYPVVGFSSRGPSDCDATAIKPEVVAPGEDVYSSIPGNNYGSMSGTSMAGPHVAGIVALMREANPNADVREIKGVLLQTAIDYAPTGDDNTSGRGFVDAYEAVLLISANRGWLVGQITNANNNQPISGARVQAGENFVRFSDSQGNYRISLPADSTLPITVTAFGYAAFSTSMSVADSDTVTLNIQMNPVASGTLNGTVLIADDVPLQGANITPQGIPVGPLQSDVNGFFSYSLPGNNTYSFRITFQDITIDTSFAIPVDGTVNAVIRMASQHSQPTGPDSYGYRAYERFDYGLTAPYAWADMTNATVVPMLDILNVSAFIEMPFPFCFYGERYDSVTINENGWVAPGGDEPDRRANNTPIPNVAGPAGMLALYWDDLTRRAGQTPSRLLTRYDEQAGVFIIEYRNFIFALDTTRRFTGQIHIFNQEVWPTPTGDCEIMFVYDELGVLNAATIGIENPAENTGVLYRYNANQDPTTFALERGTAILFTTRTSVRTLGNLTGTITTHPAITQAIPNGVRLGNALAQVSTNGSYSFNNVFAGPRTLRVQIPGYEQMAFFATLVTNQTTTLNADVWRLDPPTGFSYSQAEDSLFLSWQPPVSVGGLDEHQGYVIYFDTNVLDTTAALSYTTRIPGVDFHMYWVTALYDGGESLPTDTIIVQRLAADETAGIPTEFAMSPAYPNPFNPSTSLNVSLPQSAELSLRIYDIVGREVAVIAQGRFQPGNYRMTWNAEGSATGVYFARLESPLGSKLQKLLLLK, from the coding sequence ATGAAACGTGCGCTTGTTGTACTGCCTGCTGTGCTTTGCTTGCTTTGTGCACAATATTTGCGTGCCGGTGAGATCGCTCCCGACTTAGCAGAGAGATGGAGCAAAGTCGCGCCGGACGAGAAGGTAAATGCGATATTCCACTTGTGGGAACGCGTTGACCTGCGAGAATTGGATATCACACTCCGCGACCTGCGCGTAACCCGCCAGCAGCGGCATCAAATTGTCATTGAGGAACTGCAGCGTGTGGCTCGGGAGACACAACCTCCCTTGCTGGCTGACCTTGAAGCGATGCTCAACCAAGGTGAGATTGACGGTTTCACGGCCTATTGGATCACAAACTGTGTCGTGGTGAAAGGTCCGCGTGAGACGATGGAGAACCTTGCCAAGCACGACCTTGTCCAATGGGTTGAAGCTGTACCTGTTCCTGAGTTGATTGCCCCCGTAGTCATCAGTGATCGCACACCACGCCAGCCGCTGGACAGCCGCACGCAGGGTGTCAACGCACTGCGCGCACCTCAGGTATGGTACGAGTTGGGTTACACGGGCGCGGGCAGACTTGTCGCCAACATGGATACTGGTGTGGACGGCAATCATCAAGCACTCGGGTCGCGCTGGCGCGGAAACCATGCTCCGCACGCACACTGCTGGTTAGACGTACTTGGAGGCGGTTCACAAACCCCGCAAGATGCACAAAGTCACGGCACCCACGTGATGGGAACAATCTGCGGAACGGGCGGCCCGTCTTCCCAGTTTGACACCGTAGGTGTAGCACCGGGCGCGGAGTGGATTGCCATGAATGCGATAGGCGGTTTCGGTGCAGACTTCAACAGCGACGTCTTGCAGGGGTATCAGTGGTTTGCTGATCCCGATGGCAATCCCGGCACAATTGAGGACGTGCCGGATGTTATTCAGAACTCCTGGGGTGTATACGGCGGTTTCGCTGGATACACGGATTGCTTCCAATTCTGGAACGACGCGATCATCGCCTGCGAGACCGCAGGTACGGTGGTGGTATTCTCTGCCGGAAACGAAGGTCCTGCGCCTGCTTCACACCGCAGCCCGGCCAATATTGCTATCGATTCTGTCACGTTCTTTTCGGTTGGAGCCGTCAACGCGAACAGTTTTCCGAACGCCCCCTACCCAGTCGTCGGGTTTTCAAGTCGTGGACCGAGCGATTGCGATGCAACGGCCATCAAGCCTGAAGTAGTTGCCCCGGGTGAAGATGTCTATTCAAGCATCCCGGGAAACAACTATGGCAGCATGAGCGGCACGTCCATGGCAGGACCACACGTTGCGGGTATCGTCGCACTGATGCGTGAGGCGAATCCAAATGCGGATGTTCGTGAAATCAAAGGAGTCTTGTTGCAGACGGCAATTGATTACGCACCCACAGGTGACGATAATACCTCTGGCCGCGGATTCGTCGACGCTTACGAAGCAGTTCTGCTGATATCCGCGAACCGCGGATGGCTGGTGGGACAAATCACCAATGCAAATAATAATCAGCCGATTTCCGGTGCACGCGTGCAAGCGGGAGAGAATTTCGTCCGCTTCAGCGATTCACAGGGCAATTATCGCATCTCGCTGCCTGCTGATTCGACTCTGCCAATCACCGTCACGGCATTCGGCTATGCGGCGTTTTCAACGTCAATGTCCGTTGCTGACTCCGACACCGTTACACTGAATATCCAGATGAATCCGGTCGCTTCGGGCACGTTGAACGGCACGGTGCTGATCGCAGACGATGTACCTCTGCAGGGTGCGAACATCACGCCGCAAGGAATTCCTGTTGGGCCGTTGCAATCTGATGTGAACGGATTCTTCAGCTATTCCCTGCCGGGCAATAATACCTATTCATTCAGAATCACTTTCCAGGACATCACGATTGACACCTCGTTTGCAATTCCCGTGGATGGAACGGTCAACGCTGTCATTCGCATGGCTTCACAGCATTCGCAACCTACCGGACCGGATTCGTACGGATATCGTGCCTACGAGCGGTTTGACTATGGTTTGACCGCACCGTATGCGTGGGCTGACATGACCAACGCGACAGTCGTTCCGATGCTGGACATCTTGAATGTCTCCGCTTTCATTGAAATGCCGTTCCCCTTCTGTTTTTACGGTGAGCGCTATGATTCAGTGACCATCAACGAGAACGGGTGGGTGGCCCCCGGCGGCGACGAACCGGATCGCCGTGCGAACAATACTCCTATTCCCAATGTGGCAGGCCCTGCGGGCATGCTCGCTTTGTATTGGGACGATCTGACGCGGCGAGCAGGTCAAACCCCGTCGCGCCTGCTGACTCGCTATGACGAGCAAGCAGGAGTGTTCATTATCGAGTACAGGAACTTCATCTTCGCTTTGGACACGACCAGACGATTCACCGGACAGATTCACATCTTCAATCAGGAAGTCTGGCCGACACCCACCGGCGATTGTGAGATCATGTTTGTTTACGACGAACTGGGTGTGCTGAACGCCGCAACTATTGGAATCGAAAATCCTGCAGAAAACACGGGCGTGTTGTATCGCTACAATGCGAATCAGGATCCCACGACTTTTGCGCTTGAGCGAGGCACTGCGATTCTCTTTACCACGCGAACCAGTGTGAGAACGCTCGGCAATTTGACTGGAACAATTACGACACATCCTGCCATTACGCAGGCAATTCCCAACGGTGTGCGGCTCGGGAATGCCTTGGCACAAGTGTCTACAAACGGTTCGTACTCCTTCAACAACGTGTTCGCGGGACCGCGAACGTTGCGTGTCCAGATACCTGGGTACGAGCAGATGGCATTTTTCGCAACTCTGGTTACCAATCAGACAACTACCCTTAACGCAGACGTTTGGCGACTGGATCCGCCAACCGGTTTCTCCTACTCTCAGGCAGAGGATTCGCTGTTCTTGAGTTGGCAGCCCCCCGTGAGTGTTGGCGGGCTGGATGAGCACCAAGGCTATGTCATCTACTTTGACACAAACGTGCTGGACACGACTGCGGCGTTGAGCTACACGACGCGTATTCCGGGCGTAGACTTTCACATGTATTGGGTGACCGCACTGTACGATGGCGGCGAAAGTCTGCCGACCGACACTATCATCGTTCAGCGTCTTGCGGCCGATGAAACGGCGGGAATTCCGACAGAATTTGCGATGTCTCCGGCCTATCCGAATCCCTTCAACCCGTCGACCTCTTTGAATGTCTCACTTCCGCAGTCGGCGGAGTTAAGCCTGCGTATTTATGATATCGTGGGCCGTGAGGTGGCAGTCATTGCCCAAGGTCGATTCCAGCCAGGAAACTATCGTATGACTTGGAACGCCGAAGGCTCTGCCACTGGTGTTTACTTCGCTCGCCTTGAGTCTCCGTTGGGATCAAAACTTCAAAAACTGCTGCTGCTTAAATAG
- a CDS encoding enoyl-CoA hydratase/isomerase family protein encodes MYETILYEHTDAVLKITLNRPDRFNAFNALMHKELADALKSAAKDNDVRSVILTGAGKAFCSGQDLKEVKDDPNTSLADRLRNNYNPNILRIRELEKPVICAINGVAAGAGMSLALACDLRIASDQASMLQAFVNVGLVPDTGSTWILPRLLGYHKAFEICTTGRPIKADEALRLNLVDKVVEHDKLDSVAMELATTYASSPTKAIGAIKRAFNKSSAVGLDEALDYEAYLQDILGKTEDYREGVAAFNEKRKPQFKGR; translated from the coding sequence ATGTACGAAACCATTCTCTACGAGCACACGGATGCAGTGTTGAAGATTACGCTGAACCGGCCGGATCGTTTCAATGCATTCAACGCGCTCATGCACAAGGAACTTGCAGACGCGTTGAAGAGTGCCGCGAAGGATAACGACGTCCGCAGCGTGATATTGACAGGAGCAGGCAAGGCGTTTTGCAGCGGACAGGACTTGAAGGAAGTGAAGGACGACCCGAACACGAGTCTTGCCGACCGTCTTCGTAACAACTATAACCCGAATATCCTGCGCATTCGGGAGCTTGAGAAACCGGTCATTTGCGCGATCAACGGCGTCGCGGCGGGAGCGGGCATGTCCCTCGCGCTGGCCTGTGACCTTCGGATCGCGTCCGACCAGGCTTCCATGCTGCAAGCCTTTGTCAATGTCGGGTTGGTGCCCGATACGGGATCGACGTGGATCCTGCCGCGGTTGCTGGGATACCACAAGGCATTCGAGATTTGCACTACAGGCCGTCCGATCAAGGCGGACGAGGCGCTGCGATTAAATCTCGTCGATAAAGTGGTCGAGCATGATAAGCTTGATAGCGTTGCAATGGAACTTGCGACGACGTATGCGAGTTCACCGACCAAGGCCATCGGTGCCATCAAGCGCGCGTTCAACAAGTCGTCGGCCGTAGGCCTTGACGAGGCGCTCGACTACGAGGCGTATTTGCAGGATATTCTCGGCAAGACGGAAGACTACCGCGAAGGCGTCGCCGCGTTCAACGAGAAGCGCAAGCCGCAATTTAAGGGACGTTAG
- a CDS encoding enoyl-CoA hydratase/isomerase family protein: protein MSDLQFLKLERDGHVATVFLNRPKQLNALNMALMDELVATLETLDSDDEIRAIVLTGDQRAFAAGADIMEMADADSTEMLRRDQFAKWDRIRKVKKPIIAAVSGFALGGGCELMMHCDMVIASETAQFGQPEIKIGVMPGAGGTQRLTRIIGKARAMEMVLTGKFISAKQAEAWGLVNRVVPVEVYLSEAQKLAREIAQMSPVAVRLAKEAVLKNYESFLLDGLEFERKNFYLLFSTEDQKEGMKAFIEKRTAKFTGN from the coding sequence ATGAGTGACTTGCAGTTTCTCAAACTCGAGCGCGACGGACACGTTGCCACAGTCTTTCTGAATCGCCCGAAGCAGCTTAATGCGCTTAACATGGCGCTGATGGACGAACTGGTGGCCACGCTTGAAACGCTCGACAGCGACGACGAGATTCGCGCGATAGTATTGACCGGAGACCAGCGCGCGTTTGCGGCCGGAGCCGACATCATGGAAATGGCCGACGCTGACTCAACTGAAATGCTGCGCCGCGATCAATTCGCCAAATGGGATAGAATCCGCAAGGTCAAGAAGCCGATCATCGCGGCGGTGTCGGGTTTCGCACTGGGCGGAGGCTGCGAATTGATGATGCACTGCGATATGGTCATTGCAAGTGAGACTGCGCAGTTCGGACAGCCGGAGATCAAGATTGGCGTCATGCCCGGCGCAGGCGGCACGCAGAGACTCACGCGCATCATCGGCAAGGCGCGGGCAATGGAGATGGTGTTGACCGGAAAGTTCATCAGCGCGAAGCAGGCCGAAGCGTGGGGGCTTGTCAATCGTGTTGTGCCTGTCGAAGTGTATCTGTCCGAAGCACAAAAACTCGCGCGCGAGATCGCGCAGATGTCGCCCGTTGCCGTGCGCTTGGCGAAAGAGGCCGTGCTGAAGAATTATGAATCTTTCCTGCTCGACGGTTTGGAGTTCGAGCGCAAGAATTTCTACCTGCTGTTTTCCACAGAAGACCAGAAGGAAGGTATGAAGGCCTTTATCGAGAAACGAACCGCGAAGTTTACGGGGAATTAG
- a CDS encoding tail fiber domain-containing protein, whose product MKHYLILLILAANALAIPQLINYQGQLTSPSGIPLDTTVVMTFRLYGTESGGTAIWMETHPAVAVSDGHFNVLLGSVTALLDSFSIDRWLGITIGADTEMSPRQQIVSVAHAYRVGTVDGASGGTIIGDVIGTGKGTFGSQSIASGVGATVSGGSGNIASGNYSTTSGGQDCAASAQHATVSGGRGNFARGVRSGILSGGGLASDSNSVQGIASAIVAGSGNLVTSDYALIGGGRNNRARGIFSVVAGGGGTTAADSNAAVSSYATVGGGTRNFAAGVGSTVGGGTGNISSGGNTSVAGGQNNIATSQGAAIGGGYNNRARSNYAFVGGGGGALEADSNSAHGPYSVIAGGRGNFTNGATAVIGGGFDNEALNNNTVIAGGSANTVQSDGGAILGGLSNIVAAQYSVVAGGRNNRARGSYSFIGGGGGVSLADSNSVQQFANNSVVVGGARNSVGSANSCVVAGFANSVTGTSSGILGGQSNSVTADYSVIAGGNANSNTTFYSFIGAGRNNVSRGQYSVIGGGGGVTAADSNATSANFSAILGGSRNFTSGLYSAIGGGYQNSASGYAAHVAGGFNSSASGDSSCVGGGSGNSASGIASVIGGGYSNSASGFAATIPGGYDCTASARYSFAAGRRAIANDVGAFVWADSTNSSFLSPGVNTFSVRASGGTFIYSNSALSAGVSLAPGTGSWASVSDSALKENFRNIKTEEILDKVSSLRIREWNYIAQEDSIRHMGPMAQDMYAQFRLGGSEKTIETIDADGVLFAAVQELAKRSAKQAEEIAELKQLVSQLIQFGHKPE is encoded by the coding sequence ATGAAGCATTATCTCATTCTACTCATTCTCGCTGCGAATGCCCTTGCGATTCCACAGCTAATCAACTATCAAGGCCAATTAACTTCGCCAAGTGGCATTCCGCTCGATACGACTGTTGTGATGACATTCCGCCTCTACGGAACAGAAAGCGGCGGTACGGCGATATGGATGGAGACACATCCGGCGGTAGCGGTGTCCGATGGTCATTTCAACGTGCTGCTCGGATCGGTGACAGCACTTCTTGACTCATTCTCGATAGACCGTTGGCTGGGTATCACGATAGGAGCAGACACTGAAATGAGTCCGCGCCAGCAAATCGTTTCTGTTGCGCATGCCTATCGCGTGGGAACGGTCGATGGAGCGAGCGGCGGAACCATTATCGGTGACGTGATCGGCACGGGCAAGGGAACCTTTGGTTCGCAGAGTATCGCATCGGGAGTTGGTGCAACGGTTTCAGGTGGTTCAGGAAACATCGCCAGCGGAAACTACTCAACTACCAGCGGAGGACAAGACTGCGCTGCCAGCGCACAACATGCTACAGTCTCTGGCGGTCGCGGAAACTTCGCGCGCGGCGTGAGAAGTGGCATTCTCAGCGGAGGCGGATTGGCCTCAGATTCTAATAGTGTTCAGGGAATCGCCAGTGCAATCGTCGCAGGCTCGGGTAATCTGGTAACCAGTGACTATGCGCTGATCGGCGGGGGGAGAAACAATCGCGCGCGCGGTATCTTCAGCGTGGTAGCGGGCGGAGGTGGAACCACAGCTGCGGACTCCAACGCGGCCGTAAGTAGTTATGCGACAGTTGGCGGAGGAACAAGAAACTTCGCAGCGGGTGTGGGTTCGACAGTTGGAGGAGGAACTGGCAACATTTCATCCGGTGGAAACACGAGCGTGGCGGGTGGACAGAACAATATTGCAACTTCACAGGGTGCCGCCATCGGTGGAGGGTATAATAATCGCGCACGTTCGAACTATGCTTTCGTCGGCGGAGGTGGTGGTGCGCTGGAGGCGGACTCCAATAGCGCACACGGGCCTTACAGTGTTATAGCTGGCGGGCGCGGTAACTTCACCAATGGCGCAACTGCGGTCATAGGAGGTGGTTTTGACAATGAAGCTCTCAATAACAATACGGTGATTGCCGGCGGATCTGCAAACACTGTTCAGAGTGATGGAGGCGCGATTCTTGGTGGCCTGTCTAATATCGTTGCGGCTCAATACTCCGTTGTTGCCGGGGGGCGCAACAATCGAGCGCGCGGCAGCTATAGCTTCATCGGTGGTGGTGGTGGAGTCAGCCTCGCAGATTCCAATTCCGTGCAACAATTTGCCAATAACAGCGTGGTAGTCGGCGGTGCCAGAAATTCAGTTGGTAGTGCGAACTCTTGCGTAGTTGCAGGCTTTGCGAACAGCGTTACAGGTACCTCGTCCGGTATCTTAGGTGGCCAAAGCAACAGCGTGACCGCAGATTATTCTGTGATTGCAGGTGGGAATGCGAATTCGAATACGACCTTCTATAGTTTTATTGGCGCAGGACGCAACAACGTCAGCCGCGGCCAGTATAGCGTAATCGGAGGTGGCGGAGGAGTTACTGCCGCAGACTCCAATGCAACGTCCGCGAACTTTAGCGCTATCTTAGGCGGCTCGCGCAATTTCACATCGGGGCTCTATTCAGCAATCGGCGGCGGTTACCAGAATTCAGCCTCAGGCTATGCCGCTCATGTTGCAGGCGGCTTCAATAGTTCTGCCAGTGGCGACTCTTCCTGTGTGGGTGGCGGTTCAGGAAATTCGGCGTCAGGAATTGCTTCCGTCATCGGAGGCGGTTACAGCAATAGTGCGAGCGGTTTTGCAGCAACTATTCCCGGTGGATATGACTGCACCGCGAGCGCACGCTATTCGTTCGCGGCAGGAAGACGGGCGATTGCCAATGACGTTGGAGCATTCGTCTGGGCCGACTCGACCAATTCATCCTTTCTCTCACCTGGCGTAAACACCTTTAGCGTGCGTGCCAGCGGTGGAACATTTATCTATTCAAACAGCGCACTGTCTGCAGGCGTCTCGCTTGCCCCCGGCACAGGCTCTTGGGCATCCGTTTCGGATTCTGCGCTAAAGGAAAACTTCCGCAACATCAAAACGGAGGAGATTCTCGACAAAGTCTCCTCCTTGCGAATTCGTGAATGGAACTACATTGCGCAGGAAGACTCCATCCGCCACATGGGACCGATGGCACAGGACATGTACGCTCAGTTCCGGTTGGGTGGCAGCGAAAAGACAATTGAAACCATTGACGCCGATGGCGTATTGTTCGCCGCGGTGCAGGAATTGGCGAAGCGCAGCGCGAAGCAGGCAGAAGAGATTGCCGAACTCAAGCAGCTTGTGAGTCAGCTAATTCAATTCGGTCACAAACCGGAATAA
- a CDS encoding aldehyde dehydrogenase family protein → MSEKLYPNIINGEHLPAHSGKTLALTNPATGEALGSIPLSGSEDIDKAVASARAALLSKWGRLTASARTKILFKAAELLAARAKEIAELESRNMGKPVMHVMGEVKQAIEDFEYFAGAASKTEGRVPPIHPVFFGYTLREPVGVVGAITPWNYPIMLESWKLAPALAAGCTVVLKPSEIAPCSANVLVEILHEAGCPEGTVNLVHGLGESAGAALVRHPAVNKITFTGGTETGRVIMKECANDMKRLMLELGGKSPAIVCEDANLNDAVLSSVYTIFYGAGQSCDARSRIYVHESQYDAFVEKFIAATKQLIVGDPLDKSTHIGSLSHVSRLAIMHKFVEAAKQGGGKILCGGEQLKGGIFDKGCFFAPTVITDLPEDNLCVQEEIFGPIVVISRVQSDDEALAKANAVKYGLCATLYTESMPRATRFIRGLHSGIVTLNTPATALPGLPFGGYKQSGFGREMAMETLDGYLETKTVLAGVTGKPINPFGLSLT, encoded by the coding sequence ATGTCTGAAAAACTCTACCCAAACATTATCAACGGCGAGCATCTGCCGGCTCATAGCGGCAAGACACTCGCATTGACGAATCCCGCAACGGGCGAAGCGCTGGGCAGTATCCCGCTCTCCGGTTCCGAGGATATTGACAAGGCCGTAGCCTCCGCACGTGCCGCTCTTCTCAGCAAGTGGGGCCGCCTGACAGCGAGCGCACGCACGAAAATTCTCTTTAAAGCTGCAGAATTGCTCGCAGCTCGCGCCAAGGAAATTGCCGAACTCGAGTCGCGCAACATGGGCAAGCCTGTGATGCACGTCATGGGAGAAGTCAAACAGGCAATCGAGGATTTTGAGTATTTCGCCGGCGCGGCCAGCAAAACTGAAGGCCGTGTGCCGCCGATCCATCCGGTATTCTTCGGCTATACGCTGCGCGAACCCGTCGGTGTGGTCGGTGCGATTACGCCGTGGAATTATCCCATCATGCTCGAATCGTGGAAGCTTGCTCCGGCACTTGCGGCGGGCTGCACGGTCGTCCTTAAGCCTTCCGAAATCGCGCCATGCTCTGCGAATGTGCTGGTTGAAATTCTGCATGAAGCAGGGTGTCCGGAGGGCACGGTCAATCTCGTGCACGGTCTCGGTGAGTCCGCCGGCGCGGCACTGGTCAGGCATCCCGCAGTCAACAAGATCACGTTTACCGGCGGAACGGAGACCGGGCGCGTCATTATGAAGGAATGTGCCAATGACATGAAGCGCCTGATGCTGGAATTAGGCGGTAAGTCACCAGCGATTGTCTGTGAAGATGCCAACCTGAACGATGCCGTGCTGTCCAGCGTCTACACGATCTTCTACGGCGCAGGTCAGAGTTGCGATGCGCGTTCGCGCATTTATGTACACGAGAGTCAGTATGACGCTTTCGTCGAGAAATTCATCGCCGCGACGAAGCAGCTCATCGTCGGAGATCCACTTGACAAAAGTACGCACATCGGTTCGCTCTCACATGTTTCTCGTCTCGCAATCATGCATAAGTTCGTTGAAGCTGCCAAGCAGGGAGGAGGGAAGATTCTGTGCGGCGGCGAGCAGCTGAAAGGCGGCATCTTTGACAAAGGTTGCTTCTTCGCACCGACCGTTATTACGGACCTGCCCGAAGACAATCTCTGCGTGCAGGAGGAAATTTTCGGACCGATAGTGGTGATTTCAAGGGTGCAAAGCGACGATGAGGCTTTGGCGAAGGCGAACGCCGTGAAATACGGCTTGTGCGCGACACTTTACACCGAAAGCATGCCGCGCGCAACGAGATTCATTCGCGGTTTGCACTCCGGAATCGTCACACTCAATACGCCTGCGACTGCTCTGCCCGGTCTGCCGTTCGGAGGGTATAAGCAATCGGGCTTCGGAAGGGAAATGGCGATGGAGACACTTGACGGCTATCTCGAGACTAAGACTGTCCTCGCCGGCGTGACAGGGAAGCCGATCAATCCTTTCGGGTTGTCACTCACTTGA
- a CDS encoding EthD family reductase, with amino-acid sequence MVNFIAFYKHPQDADAFDKAYWETHIPLIKKVPGLLGLQAHKFWPGKNGPAPYYMMAVLSFADKDTFKAGMKSQEMADAGANLMSFAQGLVEFQTAETDPRA; translated from the coding sequence ATGGTCAATTTCATTGCCTTTTACAAGCATCCGCAGGATGCCGATGCGTTCGACAAAGCGTATTGGGAAACACATATCCCGCTCATCAAGAAAGTGCCGGGTTTGCTCGGCTTGCAGGCGCATAAATTCTGGCCGGGCAAGAACGGCCCCGCGCCATACTACATGATGGCGGTGCTCTCGTTTGCGGACAAGGACACGTTCAAGGCGGGCATGAAATCGCAGGAGATGGCGGATGCGGGCGCGAATCTGATGAGCTTTGCCCAGGGACTCGTCGAGTTTCAGACGGCGGAAACGGATCCGCGCGCATGA
- a CDS encoding enoyl-CoA hydratase/isomerase family protein: MTKDFQPRPAESFKFDYITYEKKGARAYVTFNRPEKLNCVHYPMLKELCVAFDDVAFDDAVAVMILSGAGDRAFCTGADLQEQLQFLDRPQDYWKWMGAFIDAHEKLRALGKPTIARLNGIVVGGGNEFNISCDLAIAAEDIYIRQVGAAHGSVAAAGASQFLPIIVGDRRAREILFLCEEIPAQKALEWGLVNQVVPRAQLDQAVEEMATKLENKLPECVRYLKTQLNYWRDASWSQTIQHARDWLGVHSSSPEVREAVTAFNEKRKPDYKMVRERLVRK; encoded by the coding sequence ATGACAAAGGACTTTCAGCCACGCCCTGCGGAGAGTTTCAAGTTTGATTACATCACGTATGAGAAGAAAGGCGCGCGCGCCTACGTGACGTTTAACCGACCAGAAAAGCTGAACTGCGTGCACTACCCGATGCTGAAAGAGCTTTGCGTGGCGTTTGACGACGTGGCATTTGATGACGCAGTCGCGGTGATGATTCTTTCCGGCGCGGGCGACCGTGCCTTTTGCACCGGAGCTGACCTGCAGGAGCAACTGCAATTTCTCGACCGCCCGCAGGACTACTGGAAATGGATGGGAGCGTTCATTGACGCTCATGAGAAATTGCGCGCGCTGGGCAAACCTACCATCGCACGGTTAAACGGCATCGTGGTCGGTGGCGGCAATGAGTTCAATATCAGCTGTGATCTTGCGATCGCGGCGGAAGATATCTATATTCGGCAGGTTGGCGCGGCTCACGGATCAGTTGCTGCGGCGGGTGCATCGCAATTCCTGCCGATAATCGTCGGAGATCGTCGCGCGCGGGAGATCCTGTTCCTGTGCGAAGAGATTCCTGCACAGAAGGCGCTCGAATGGGGACTCGTCAATCAGGTTGTGCCGCGCGCACAGCTTGACCAGGCAGTTGAGGAAATGGCAACGAAGCTCGAGAACAAGTTGCCGGAGTGCGTGCGTTATCTTAAGACGCAGCTTAACTACTGGCGCGACGCGTCGTGGTCGCAGACGATTCAGCACGCACGCGACTGGCTCGGTGTTCACTCCAGCTCCCCTGAAGTCCGCGAGGCGGTAACAGCATTCAATGAAAAACGCAAGCCGGATTACAAAATGGTACGGGAAAGATTGGTAAGAAAATAG
- a CDS encoding NAD(P)H-binding protein — MQYTVIGATGNTGRLVVEDLLKAGHKVRAVARTKDKLASLSAHGADAFEADILNQEALKRSLDGSRAAYVMIPPNFGTADFRRYQDEVTDNLCDALASVGVQHVVSLSSIGANHATGVGPVNGLHYLEKQLDGIPDLNTLHLRAGFFMENTFGSLGLIKKMGIYGAACPAEALWPFVATADIGHYAAKRLTALNFNGKNVQYVLGPRDIAGAEVAKILGSTLGIKELPYVEFTLEQMKQGLVGAGVPEKIADLFCELYSGFNSGLLDYKRNAESTTSTKFEDFAVNALKPAYDAM, encoded by the coding sequence ATGCAATACACTGTAATCGGTGCGACCGGCAACACGGGGCGATTAGTCGTTGAAGACTTGCTGAAAGCAGGACATAAAGTGCGGGCCGTCGCGCGCACAAAAGACAAACTTGCAAGTTTATCGGCACACGGTGCAGATGCTTTTGAAGCCGACATCTTGAATCAGGAAGCATTGAAGCGTTCTTTGGACGGATCACGAGCTGCTTATGTTATGATTCCGCCCAATTTCGGAACCGCAGATTTTCGCAGGTATCAGGACGAGGTGACGGACAACCTGTGCGATGCGCTGGCGTCGGTCGGGGTGCAGCACGTCGTTTCGCTCAGCAGTATCGGTGCGAATCATGCCACAGGTGTCGGACCTGTCAACGGACTTCATTACCTGGAGAAGCAGTTGGACGGTATTCCGGATCTCAACACGCTGCATTTGCGCGCGGGGTTTTTCATGGAGAATACGTTCGGCTCGCTTGGCCTCATCAAGAAGATGGGAATCTACGGCGCGGCATGTCCCGCAGAGGCTCTGTGGCCATTTGTAGCAACGGCGGACATCGGTCACTATGCAGCCAAGCGACTAACGGCTCTGAATTTTAATGGAAAGAACGTGCAGTACGTGCTGGGTCCGCGGGATATTGCCGGAGCAGAGGTTGCGAAGATCCTTGGTTCAACTCTCGGCATTAAGGAGTTGCCCTACGTTGAGTTTACGCTCGAGCAGATGAAGCAAGGGCTGGTGGGAGCCGGTGTGCCAGAAAAGATCGCGGATTTGTTCTGCGAGTTATACTCCGGATTCAATTCGGGACTCTTGGACTACAAACGCAATGCGGAATCCACCACTTCAACGAAATTTGAAGACTTTGCGGTGAATGCGCTCAAACCTGCTTATGACGCCATGTAG